The Aurantiacibacter gangjinensis genome includes a region encoding these proteins:
- a CDS encoding DUF192 domain-containing protein, whose protein sequence is MAAALSLSACSQQAPAPAPEPSAEAGNTHPVSGLEVIPVTVTTDDGTHTFAAELADTPDAQQRGLMFRTEMAPDEAMIFPYDQPDIRSFWMRNTVLPLDIIFIDAEGRIINIADGVPYAENSVMSEREAIAVLELNQGRAEELGIGPGDLVEW, encoded by the coding sequence ATGGCTGCGGCCCTGTCGCTTTCGGCCTGTTCACAGCAGGCACCCGCTCCCGCACCGGAGCCGAGTGCGGAGGCGGGGAACACGCATCCTGTCTCGGGCCTCGAAGTCATTCCTGTCACCGTCACCACGGATGATGGCACCCACACCTTCGCCGCCGAACTCGCCGATACGCCTGACGCACAGCAGCGCGGGCTGATGTTCCGCACCGAAATGGCGCCGGACGAGGCGATGATCTTCCCCTACGACCAGCCCGACATCCGAAGCTTCTGGATGCGCAACACGGTGCTGCCGCTCGACATCATCTTCATCGATGCCGAAGGCCGCATCATCAACATCGCGGATGGCGTGCCGTATGCCGAGAACTCGGTCATGTCCGAGCGCGAAGCGATCGCTGTGCTGGAACTCAACCAAGGCCGCGCCGAAGAGCTTGGCATCGGACCGGGCGATCTGGTCGAATGGTGA
- a CDS encoding NADH:ubiquinone oxidoreductase subunit NDUFA12 codes for MSFLGKIFTWWNGATIGTSLFTWRRGEHVGTDAQGNKYYRARNKRDIATDGSYSGKERRWVIYDGANDSSRVPSEWHGWLHGAFDDLPESHLPPAKIWETDFTPNATGTDKRYLPAGALERGGKRAAARGDYEAWTPDA; via the coding sequence ATGAGCTTTCTCGGCAAGATCTTCACCTGGTGGAACGGTGCAACCATCGGCACTTCGCTTTTTACGTGGCGGCGCGGCGAGCATGTGGGCACCGATGCGCAGGGCAACAAATATTACCGCGCGCGCAACAAGCGCGATATCGCGACGGACGGCTCCTACTCGGGCAAGGAACGGCGCTGGGTCATCTATGACGGTGCCAACGATTCCAGCCGCGTGCCGTCGGAATGGCATGGCTGGCTGCACGGCGCCTTCGACGACCTGCCGGAAAGCCATTTGCCGCCCGCCAAGATCTGGGAAACCGACTTTACGCCCAACGCCACCGGCACGGACAAGCGCTACCTGCCCGCAGGCGCGCTGGAGCGGGGCGGCAAGCGTGCCGCAGCGCGGGGCGATTATGAAGCCTGGACGCCCGACGCGTGA
- a CDS encoding DUF2155 domain-containing protein: MRHWRGVLACVATLALAACNEGAPAPQAEATEVPEEIAAEPMAEIVDTQGIGTPMAERVATIGLINKRNNLTRDIEMSPGESRRVDDVIIRLAACERTAPWESPVQTGAFVQVFVNERRDAGGDAEWYRIFSGWLFKENPSINVVEHPIYDVWVKDCAMSFPGEEA, translated from the coding sequence GTGAGGCACTGGCGCGGCGTTCTGGCTTGTGTCGCCACTCTGGCGCTCGCCGCGTGCAATGAAGGCGCGCCCGCGCCGCAGGCCGAAGCGACTGAGGTTCCCGAAGAAATCGCCGCCGAACCGATGGCCGAAATCGTCGACACGCAAGGCATCGGCACGCCCATGGCGGAGCGGGTTGCGACCATCGGCCTCATCAACAAGCGCAACAACCTTACCCGCGACATCGAAATGTCGCCGGGCGAATCGCGGCGTGTGGACGATGTCATCATCCGCCTTGCCGCCTGCGAGCGCACCGCGCCGTGGGAATCGCCGGTACAGACCGGGGCATTCGTGCAGGTTTTCGTGAACGAGCGCCGCGATGCAGGCGGGGATGCCGAATGGTACCGCATCTTCTCCGGCTGGCTGTTCAAGGAGAACCCCAGCATCAATGTGGTCGAGCACCCGATCTACGATGTCTGGGTGAAGGATTGCGCGATGAGCTTCCCCGGCGAGGAAGCCTGA
- the aat gene encoding leucyl/phenylalanyl-tRNA--protein transferase yields MHAPSFPDGQQIISPGALLLAYRSGIFPMADSAEDDEVFWVEPRRRAIIPLDVFHCSRSLAKTLKQDRYRITVDADFAAVIDACAKPRLEADGSMSGTWISKVINASYRNLHALGHAHSVECWRGDELVGGLYGVAFERVFCGESMFSRADNASKVALAWLVALMRRAGFTLLDCQFMTPHLASMGAVEVDRDRYREMLEIACAKPAGSSLPQAHAELAQASSPGKLIAQSFTQTS; encoded by the coding sequence ATGCACGCGCCCAGTTTCCCCGACGGTCAGCAGATCATCTCGCCCGGCGCGCTGTTGCTGGCCTATCGCAGCGGCATCTTCCCCATGGCCGATTCGGCGGAAGACGACGAAGTGTTCTGGGTCGAGCCGCGCCGGCGCGCGATCATCCCGCTCGATGTCTTCCACTGTTCGCGGTCGCTGGCAAAGACGCTGAAACAGGATCGCTACCGCATCACCGTGGATGCCGATTTCGCCGCCGTCATCGACGCCTGCGCCAAGCCGCGGCTGGAAGCGGATGGCAGCATGAGCGGCACGTGGATCAGCAAGGTCATCAATGCCAGCTATCGCAATCTGCACGCGCTCGGCCACGCGCATTCCGTAGAATGCTGGCGCGGCGACGAGCTGGTAGGCGGCCTATATGGCGTCGCGTTCGAGCGGGTGTTCTGCGGCGAAAGCATGTTCAGCCGCGCGGACAACGCCAGCAAGGTGGCGCTTGCATGGCTGGTTGCGCTGATGCGCCGCGCCGGTTTCACCCTGCTCGATTGCCAGTTCATGACGCCGCACCTCGCCTCCATGGGCGCGGTGGAAGTTGACCGGGATCGCTATCGCGAGATGCTGGAGATCGCCTGCGCAAAGCCTGCGGGGTCGAGCCTGCCCCAGGCCCATGCGGAACTGGCTCAGGCTTCCTCGCCGGGGAAGCTCATCGCGCAATCCTTCACCCAGACATCGTAG
- a CDS encoding alanine/glycine:cation symporter family protein, with translation MAAETQLSLGERLIEPVTNVSNFIWGGTWNGEPVIPLPPMVLVLFGIGLYLMIGLKFYPLSQLGSAFAGLFKGRKSAGAGEISPFAALSTALSGQVGTGNLAGVATAITLGGPGAVFWMWVTAIFGMALAFAEGSLAIRYRETTADGTKRGGPMTYIMMGLGRKWTWLAIVFCIGALFSALVTGNSIQANAVADGLNELFGIEEWIGGLIVAFLVFIVIIGGIKSIGSVAEKVIPFMAAVYIVMAAIAIILDIQDIPETFARILQGAFSTQAATGGFLGATMIIAIQFGAARGLFSNEAGQGSTPIAHAVAQTDDPEQQGRMAMLGTFIDTIIICTMTALVIITVEGDFSGGGEQVIHAWQSDLQGFAMTSGAFAAAFPVSVASVPIGTLVASVALILFVFTTLLTWSYYGERAITFIYDRIPGSTLEGEKVLHIIWRVLWCVVIFIGASQPLDLVWRLGDISNAAMALPNLIALVLLSGVVFKLAKGQRDAGPDHELSERDKARAAAATSDGVPGGHG, from the coding sequence ATGGCAGCCGAAACGCAGCTCTCTTTGGGCGAACGATTGATCGAACCGGTCACGAATGTGTCGAACTTCATCTGGGGCGGCACCTGGAATGGCGAACCGGTCATCCCGCTGCCGCCGATGGTGCTGGTGCTGTTCGGCATCGGCCTTTATCTGATGATCGGCCTCAAATTCTATCCGCTCAGCCAGCTTGGCAGCGCGTTTGCGGGCCTTTTCAAGGGCCGGAAAAGCGCAGGCGCGGGCGAGATTTCGCCCTTCGCTGCGCTTTCCACGGCGCTTTCCGGACAGGTGGGCACGGGCAACCTTGCCGGTGTGGCAACGGCCATCACGCTGGGCGGACCGGGCGCCGTTTTCTGGATGTGGGTCACGGCCATTTTCGGCATGGCTCTCGCCTTTGCCGAGGGTTCGCTCGCCATCCGCTACCGTGAAACGACGGCAGACGGCACCAAGCGCGGCGGCCCGATGACCTACATCATGATGGGGCTTGGCCGGAAATGGACCTGGCTTGCCATCGTCTTCTGTATCGGCGCCCTGTTCAGTGCGCTGGTTACTGGCAATTCGATCCAAGCCAATGCGGTGGCGGACGGGCTGAACGAATTGTTCGGCATCGAAGAATGGATCGGGGGCCTGATCGTCGCATTCCTCGTCTTCATCGTCATCATCGGCGGGATCAAGTCGATCGGCTCGGTCGCGGAGAAGGTCATCCCCTTCATGGCGGCGGTGTATATCGTGATGGCCGCCATCGCGATCATCCTCGATATCCAGGACATCCCCGAAACCTTTGCCCGCATCTTACAGGGTGCTTTCAGCACGCAGGCGGCGACCGGCGGGTTCCTGGGAGCAACGATGATCATTGCCATCCAGTTCGGCGCGGCGCGCGGCCTGTTCTCGAACGAGGCGGGACAGGGTTCCACCCCTATCGCCCACGCCGTGGCGCAGACGGACGATCCCGAACAGCAGGGCCGCATGGCGATGCTGGGGACGTTTATCGACACGATCATCATCTGCACCATGACGGCACTGGTCATCATCACCGTGGAAGGCGACTTCAGCGGCGGCGGCGAACAGGTTATCCATGCCTGGCAGTCGGACCTGCAGGGCTTTGCTATGACATCGGGCGCCTTTGCTGCAGCCTTCCCCGTTTCGGTCGCCAGCGTGCCGATCGGAACGCTGGTGGCCAGCGTGGCGCTGATCCTGTTCGTGTTCACCACGCTGCTGACGTGGAGCTATTATGGCGAGCGCGCGATCACCTTCATCTACGACCGCATTCCCGGCTCCACGCTGGAAGGCGAGAAGGTGCTGCACATCATCTGGCGCGTGCTGTGGTGCGTGGTGATCTTCATCGGCGCCTCGCAGCCGCTGGACCTGGTATGGCGCCTGGGCGACATTTCCAACGCCGCCATGGCGCTGCCCAACCTGATTGCATTGGTGCTGCTGTCGGGCGTGGTGTTCAAGCTGGCGAAGGGCCAGCGCGATGCCGGGCCGGACCATGAGCTGAGCGAGCGCGACAAGGCGCGGGCTGCTGCCGCCACTTCCGACGGGGTGCCGGGCGGCCACGGCTAG
- the secE gene encoding preprotein translocase subunit SecE: MADNTPKDAKAPAKTRTSPGEFIRQVRSETAKVVWPTREETVRTAIFVFIMVVILSLFFLGVDSLFGAVVTWLLGLI, encoded by the coding sequence ATGGCCGACAACACCCCCAAGGACGCAAAAGCGCCCGCCAAGACCCGCACTTCGCCCGGCGAATTCATCCGCCAGGTGCGGTCCGAAACCGCGAAGGTCGTATGGCCCACGCGCGAGGAAACCGTGCGCACGGCGATCTTCGTGTTCATCATGGTGGTGATCCTGTCGCTGTTCTTCCTCGGTGTCGATTCGCTGTTCGGCGCGGTCGTCACCTGGCTGCTGGGCCTGATCTAG
- the nusG gene encoding transcription termination/antitermination protein NusG, producing the protein MAARWYIIHAYSGFENKVRDAILSEAERLGLSEGVEEVEVPTETVTEIKRGKKVQVERKFMPGYVLAKLNMTDDVYHLVKNTPKVTGFLGNNNKPQAISEKEAARYFGGVEEAKSAPKKDISVDYEIGDQVKVLEGPFASFNGEVEELDFDKAKVKVSVSIFGRATPVELDFDQVELVK; encoded by the coding sequence ATGGCTGCCCGCTGGTATATCATCCACGCCTATTCCGGTTTCGAGAACAAGGTGCGCGACGCGATCCTTTCCGAAGCGGAGCGTCTCGGCCTGTCCGAAGGCGTGGAAGAGGTGGAAGTGCCCACCGAAACCGTCACCGAGATCAAGCGCGGCAAGAAGGTGCAGGTGGAACGCAAGTTCATGCCCGGCTACGTACTCGCCAAGCTGAACATGACGGACGATGTGTATCACCTCGTCAAGAACACGCCCAAGGTGACCGGATTCCTTGGCAACAACAACAAGCCGCAGGCGATCAGCGAGAAAGAGGCCGCGCGCTATTTCGGCGGCGTGGAAGAAGCCAAGTCCGCCCCCAAGAAAGACATCAGCGTCGATTACGAAATCGGCGACCAGGTCAAGGTGCTGGAAGGCCCGTTCGCCAGCTTCAACGGCGAAGTCGAAGAGCTCGATTTCGACAAGGCGAAGGTCAAGGTCAGCGTGTCCATCTTCGGCCGCGCAACGCCGGTGGAACTGGATTTCGACCAGGTCGAACTGGTCAAGTAA
- a CDS encoding amidohydrolase family protein: MRLILFALLMIVPGVAIAQPADRRSGFENVDILTMTDSGMIESGHVIVSRGVIESVGDGPLPAGFDGERIDGGGGVLMPGLADMHVHYYADDMGVLYLANSTTFVRNLTGSVQTHRRDQAARSGALIAPRVATSGPIIDWGEPSSRDFFIRVQSTDEAVGAVRAQGRSGYDAVKLYEGLPANTYAAAAAEAERQGMRVYTHVPRSMDVRDVLALGVDSIEHLDGYARALMREGFTSEADRPWPQMWANADRSRFNELVAATLESGTWNVPTFAITYGRIYSADPDAYFSRPEAIYLPAWADYWAASAGQYAANAPFYEAQLREKGAFTRALYEAGAGVLIGSDGPNPFVTPGYAIHDELRGFAQAGFSNAEILRIATVDAARFMGLEGRMGVVAEGARADLVLLTGDPHDDLAVLRTPIGTMVAGNWWNREAMDSALAARAARLAAEREQRAGE; the protein is encoded by the coding sequence ATGCGATTGATACTATTTGCCTTGCTGATGATTGTGCCGGGCGTGGCGATCGCCCAGCCCGCGGATCGGCGTTCGGGTTTCGAGAATGTCGATATCCTCACGATGACCGATAGCGGCATGATCGAGAGCGGCCATGTCATCGTTTCGCGCGGGGTGATCGAAAGCGTGGGCGACGGCCCGCTTCCCGCCGGTTTCGATGGAGAACGGATCGATGGCGGCGGCGGCGTGCTGATGCCCGGCCTCGCCGACATGCACGTGCATTACTACGCCGATGACATGGGCGTGCTCTACCTTGCAAACAGCACGACCTTCGTGCGCAACCTTACGGGCAGCGTACAGACCCATCGCCGCGACCAGGCCGCGCGCAGCGGCGCGCTGATCGCGCCGCGCGTGGCCACCAGCGGGCCGATTATCGATTGGGGTGAGCCGAGCAGCCGCGATTTCTTCATTCGCGTCCAGAGCACCGACGAGGCGGTCGGCGCTGTGCGCGCGCAGGGCCGGTCCGGCTACGATGCGGTAAAGCTCTATGAAGGCTTGCCGGCAAACACCTACGCCGCCGCCGCAGCGGAGGCCGAACGGCAAGGCATGCGCGTCTATACCCATGTGCCGCGCAGCATGGATGTGCGCGATGTGCTGGCGCTGGGCGTCGACAGTATCGAGCATCTCGATGGCTATGCCCGCGCCCTGATGCGCGAAGGTTTCACCTCCGAAGCAGACCGCCCATGGCCGCAAATGTGGGCCAATGCCGACCGCTCCCGTTTCAATGAACTGGTGGCCGCCACGCTGGAGAGCGGCACCTGGAACGTGCCCACTTTCGCCATCACCTACGGCCGTATCTACTCTGCAGATCCCGATGCCTATTTCAGCCGGCCGGAGGCGATCTACCTGCCCGCCTGGGCCGATTACTGGGCGGCATCGGCAGGCCAGTATGCCGCCAATGCGCCATTTTACGAGGCGCAGCTGCGCGAGAAAGGCGCCTTTACCCGCGCATTATATGAGGCAGGCGCAGGCGTGCTGATCGGCAGCGACGGGCCGAACCCGTTCGTTACGCCCGGCTATGCCATCCACGATGAACTGCGCGGCTTTGCGCAGGCAGGTTTCAGCAATGCCGAAATCCTGCGCATCGCGACCGTGGATGCCGCCCGCTTCATGGGTCTGGAGGGCCGCATGGGCGTCGTCGCCGAAGGTGCCCGGGCGGATCTGGTGCTGCTGACCGGCGATCCACATGACGATCTGGCTGTGCTGCGCACGCCTATTGGCACCATGGTCGCAGGAAATTGGTGGAACCGCGAGGCCATGGACTCAGCTCTCGCGGCACGCGCGGCCCGGCTCGCGGCAGAGCGGGAACAACGGGCGGGCGAATAG
- a CDS encoding LytR/AlgR family response regulator transcription factor, which yields MDLTPIKDSKGEMRAMPSPFIWAWAGIATLFAVYLAVFLLTRPDGFSANLWRATYNVLPVVPLVFGFHALLQTQVWPRRLAIATTLQIPLALAFAFTWYLAIIVLRGLPSDWVQSGFEVRPFVPIALVWQLFQGVSLYAVVALASLAITLAQRAALVEMTSVEAAAPAAQTILLKTGNEHEAVDIVDIIRISGAGDYCEVHLQGRIVLSTTSLAQFEARLPESAFIRAHRSHIVRLGAISRSEPAGNGRTVLHLVDGSSITTSRAGSRALRESAA from the coding sequence ATGGATCTGACACCGATCAAGGACAGCAAGGGCGAAATGCGCGCCATGCCCTCGCCTTTCATCTGGGCCTGGGCAGGGATTGCCACTCTGTTCGCCGTCTATCTCGCCGTCTTCCTGCTGACCCGGCCGGACGGTTTTTCCGCCAATCTCTGGCGCGCGACCTACAACGTGCTGCCGGTGGTGCCGCTTGTGTTCGGCTTCCATGCCCTTTTGCAAACGCAAGTCTGGCCGCGCAGGTTGGCAATCGCGACGACACTGCAGATTCCGCTGGCCCTGGCATTTGCGTTTACATGGTATCTCGCCATCATTGTACTGAGGGGTCTGCCATCCGATTGGGTGCAAAGCGGTTTCGAGGTGCGCCCTTTCGTGCCCATCGCGCTGGTGTGGCAACTGTTTCAGGGCGTTTCGCTCTACGCCGTCGTCGCGTTGGCCAGCCTTGCGATCACGCTGGCGCAGCGGGCAGCTCTCGTGGAAATGACAAGCGTGGAAGCGGCTGCCCCCGCCGCTCAGACCATTTTGCTGAAAACCGGCAATGAGCATGAGGCGGTCGATATTGTCGACATCATCCGCATATCGGGAGCGGGCGATTATTGCGAAGTGCACCTCCAGGGCCGCATTGTGCTGTCCACGACATCGCTAGCCCAATTCGAGGCGCGCTTGCCGGAAAGCGCCTTCATCCGCGCGCATCGCTCACACATCGTGCGCCTTGGTGCGATCAGCCGCAGCGAGCCTGCGGGGAACGGGCGTACCGTGCTGCATCTGGTCGATGGCAGCAGCATCACGACCAGCCGCGCCGGATCGCGCGCCCTTCGGGAAAGCGCCGCCTGA
- a CDS encoding PspA/IM30 family protein, with protein sequence MLRVAIQVKELISSNVTSAIEAASNPAKMLRQLQREIEEAIIALEGERTRTRRQQERLEASLAQNELREADWTDKAKTAMDHDREDLARQALLAREDCREAMAKMKEDIAAAKADLKEIDSAVKELEAKREDTREQARAQARADSAANDTGSGAGGSGASKADRALDRISTLEKRTEFATEDSTACRGNASADREIEEMRRASTVDAELEALRGGSKPAAKKAAAKKAAKKR encoded by the coding sequence ATGCTGCGTGTAGCCATTCAGGTAAAGGAGCTCATCTCCAGCAACGTCACCAGCGCCATCGAGGCGGCAAGCAATCCGGCCAAGATGCTGCGGCAGTTGCAGCGCGAGATCGAAGAAGCGATCATCGCGCTGGAAGGGGAGCGCACCCGCACCCGGCGCCAGCAGGAGCGGCTCGAAGCCTCGCTCGCCCAGAACGAGCTGCGCGAAGCGGACTGGACCGACAAGGCCAAGACCGCGATGGACCATGACCGCGAAGACCTTGCCCGCCAGGCCCTGCTGGCCCGTGAGGACTGCCGCGAGGCGATGGCCAAGATGAAAGAGGATATCGCCGCCGCCAAGGCCGACCTGAAAGAGATCGACAGCGCGGTGAAAGAACTGGAAGCCAAACGCGAGGACACGCGAGAGCAGGCCCGCGCGCAGGCTCGGGCAGACTCCGCCGCAAACGATACGGGCAGCGGCGCAGGCGGTAGCGGGGCAAGCAAGGCCGACCGCGCGCTCGATCGCATCTCCACGCTGGAAAAGCGCACCGAATTCGCCACCGAGGACAGCACTGCCTGTCGCGGCAATGCCAGCGCGGACCGCGAAATCGAGGAAATGCGCCGCGCCAGCACGGTCGACGCCGAACTCGAAGCCCTGCGCGGAGGCAGCAAGCCCGCAGCGAAGAAGGCGGCCGCCAAGAAGGCTGCAAAGAAGCGGTAA
- a CDS encoding CPBP family intramembrane glutamic endopeptidase produces MMLLQVVTVMAAYLLASVLAFIPMGAMGIDLTAGPEAIPSFWLAMSVIASAIGGLLVAWAWLAREGRVRAVWDFSAPESWRTTLLWAGAGLIGTILLFSLGSIALEALGFPPPDASLILNAVTESPLMFAIWVSGVAIFAAGLGEELLWRGFLMDRLSRVAGLRGRWTLILIIQAVLFGLPHIYQGLGGVLLTGLIGLLFGVIRIMQKGNLWAVFIAHATYDTLAMTLVYTENAGWLGG; encoded by the coding sequence ATGATGCTCCTACAGGTGGTGACCGTCATGGCCGCTTACCTGCTTGCCAGTGTATTGGCTTTCATCCCGATGGGCGCGATGGGCATCGATCTTACAGCAGGGCCGGAAGCCATTCCGTCCTTCTGGCTGGCGATGTCGGTTATCGCCAGCGCGATCGGCGGCCTACTGGTCGCCTGGGCATGGCTGGCGCGCGAAGGGCGCGTGCGCGCTGTGTGGGATTTCTCCGCTCCCGAAAGCTGGCGCACCACGCTGCTATGGGCCGGCGCGGGCCTGATTGGCACGATCCTGCTTTTCAGCCTCGGCAGCATTGCATTGGAAGCGCTCGGCTTCCCGCCGCCCGATGCCAGCCTGATCCTCAACGCCGTGACCGAGAGCCCGCTGATGTTCGCCATCTGGGTATCCGGCGTCGCGATCTTCGCCGCAGGTCTCGGCGAGGAATTGCTGTGGCGCGGCTTCCTGATGGACCGGCTGAGCCGCGTGGCGGGCCTGCGCGGGCGTTGGACGCTCATCCTGATCATCCAGGCCGTCCTGTTCGGCCTGCCGCACATCTACCAGGGCCTCGGCGGCGTATTGCTGACCGGACTGATCGGCCTGCTGTTCGGCGTGATCCGTATCATGCAGAAAGGCAATCTGTGGGCGGTCTTCATCGCCCACGCGACATATGACACGCTCGCCATGACGCTGGTCTATACCGAGAATGCCGGCTGGCTGGGCGGCTGA
- the rplK gene encoding 50S ribosomal protein L11 — protein MAKKIEGYINLQVPAGIANPSPPIGPALGQRGVNIMEFCKAFNAATDSLEKGAPIPTKITVYADRSFTFETKTPPASYMLKKAAKLKSGSKEPGKVVAGSIKKSAVKEIAEAKMKDLNANDIDQAMKIIEGSARSMGLEVVEG, from the coding sequence ATGGCCAAGAAGATCGAGGGTTACATCAACCTTCAGGTGCCTGCCGGCATCGCCAACCCGTCGCCCCCCATCGGCCCTGCACTGGGCCAGCGCGGCGTGAACATCATGGAATTCTGCAAGGCTTTCAACGCCGCGACGGACAGCCTCGAAAAGGGCGCCCCGATCCCGACGAAAATCACCGTCTATGCCGACCGTTCCTTCACCTTCGAAACCAAGACGCCGCCTGCCAGCTACATGCTGAAGAAGGCCGCTAAGCTGAAGTCGGGCTCGAAGGAGCCGGGCAAGGTCGTGGCTGGCTCGATCAAGAAGAGCGCCGTGAAGGAAATCGCCGAGGCCAAGATGAAGGACCTTAACGCGAACGACATCGATCAGGCCATGAAGATCATCGAAGGCTCCGCCCGTTCGATGGGCCTCGAAGTGGTGGAGGGCTGA
- the rplA gene encoding 50S ribosomal protein L1: protein MAKQTKKQQTVAKLDSEKLYTVDEAIATLREHKAKFDETVEVAMNLGVDPRHADQMVRGMVSLPGGTGKDVKVAVFARGDNAEKATAAGADKVGAEDLMEDMQNGNLDYDRVIATPDMMGVVGRLGKVLGPKGLMPNPKLGTVTPNVEQAVKDAKGGQVEFRVEKQGIIHSGIGKLSFDDAKLKENFEAMTQAIVKAKPSGAKGKYVKKVSLTSTMGPGLKIDLAEIEGA from the coding sequence ATGGCAAAGCAGACCAAGAAGCAGCAGACCGTCGCCAAGCTCGATTCCGAGAAGCTCTACACCGTGGACGAAGCCATCGCCACGCTGCGCGAGCACAAGGCCAAGTTCGACGAGACCGTCGAAGTCGCCATGAACCTGGGCGTCGATCCGCGCCACGCAGACCAGATGGTGCGCGGCATGGTGTCGCTGCCGGGCGGCACGGGCAAGGACGTGAAGGTCGCTGTGTTCGCACGCGGTGACAATGCCGAGAAGGCTACCGCCGCCGGTGCCGACAAGGTGGGCGCCGAAGACCTGATGGAAGACATGCAGAACGGCAATCTCGATTATGACCGCGTGATCGCCACGCCGGACATGATGGGCGTCGTCGGTCGCCTCGGCAAGGTGCTGGGCCCCAAGGGTCTGATGCCGAACCCGAAGCTGGGCACCGTCACGCCGAACGTGGAACAGGCCGTGAAGGACGCCAAAGGCGGCCAGGTCGAGTTCCGTGTCGAGAAGCAGGGCATCATCCACTCCGGCATCGGAAAGCTGTCGTTCGATGATGCGAAACTGAAAGAGAACTTCGAAGCCATGACCCAGGCCATCGTGAAAGCGAAGCCATCGGGCGCGAAGGGCAAATACGTCAAGAAGGTGAGCCTCACCTCGACCATGGGCCCTGGCCTGAAGATCGACCTCGCCGAGATCGAGGGCGCGTAA
- a CDS encoding competence/damage-inducible protein A translates to MSDSDKVWTAGMLVIGDEILSGRTADKNIAQVASWLQVQGIRLTEVRVVSDDMDAIANAVLALRDAYDYVFTTGGIGPTHDDITVDAVANALGVEVVIHPEARAMLEAYYADKPGGLTEARLRMARVPEGAELIPNRMSGAPGIRHGSIHLMAGVPHITAQMLDALTGTLEGGAPLLSETVGCWSPESEIADILREVEAAHEDCQIGSYPFFREGRIGANFVIRSTSKDVLASAVDTLCEALGEEGFDFTPGGI, encoded by the coding sequence ATGAGCGATAGCGACAAGGTCTGGACGGCCGGGATGCTGGTGATCGGCGACGAGATCCTTTCGGGCCGCACGGCGGACAAGAACATTGCGCAAGTCGCCAGCTGGCTGCAAGTGCAGGGCATCCGTCTGACGGAAGTACGCGTGGTGTCTGACGACATGGACGCGATTGCCAACGCCGTCCTCGCGCTGCGCGATGCCTATGACTACGTCTTCACCACCGGCGGCATCGGCCCGACGCATGATGACATCACCGTCGATGCCGTTGCCAATGCGCTGGGCGTCGAGGTTGTGATCCATCCCGAAGCGCGTGCCATGCTTGAGGCCTATTACGCGGACAAACCCGGCGGCCTGACCGAGGCGCGGCTGCGCATGGCGCGGGTGCCCGAAGGCGCGGAACTGATCCCCAATCGCATGTCAGGCGCGCCGGGCATTCGTCATGGCAGCATTCACCTGATGGCGGGCGTGCCGCATATCACCGCGCAGATGCTCGACGCGCTTACCGGCACGCTGGAAGGCGGTGCGCCACTGTTGAGCGAAACAGTCGGCTGCTGGTCGCCCGAAAGCGAGATCGCCGACATTTTGCGCGAAGTCGAAGCGGCGCATGAGGATTGCCAGATCGGCAGCTATCCCTTCTTCCGCGAAGGACGCATCGGGGCCAACTTCGTAATCCGCTCCACCAGCAAAGATGTGCTGGCCAGCGCCGTCGATACGCTGTGCGAAGCGCTGGGCGAGGAAGGCTTCGACTTCACCCCCGGCGGGATCTAG